ACCCAAGTTAAAGACATACAGAATCCTGGAGCAACAGAAGAAAAGCAGCCTGTCCATGCAGGGACCCTCAGTAAAAGTACCTGCACATTATCCTTCAAAAccctggaaggctgaggcagccaGAGTGCCAAAGCAAACAGCTGTCACCAAGAATCCTTTACCTGGCAAAGCTGTCCTTCCAAAGTGCAGGAGAGATTCAGACATCCCCAGATAGGCAAACACTGAGGAAGCCCTGCTGAGAACAGGACACCTGCCGCACCAGAGCCACCTAGGGGAGAGCACTTCAAGTGTGAGGGTCACCCATGAAGAGTTACAGCCAAGACACAAACTACAATTTTGTGTATGGAATGTTTTGGGAGAAAAGGCATATTACATTGTTGGGCTTTATATTAAAAGACTTTATATCCAAGCTTTTAGGAAATAAGAAACCTGTGCTATAAAAACACTAACTCCAGAACTATGACcgttatgaaaaaaattaaaaatcacaagaaagtgaactgacaaaaacaaaggcaaaaggtCCAGCATACAGCAGCAAGGCCACCTGGGAGCTGTGTGGGCACAAAGGCCAGCCTTAAAGAAAGCCTCTGTCTAGACAGGCCGGAAGGAAGCTGAGATGACTGGGGTGGGGAGCAGCACTAGGGGACTCACGTAATGCCGATTTCCTTCAGGTCACTTTCAGTGAGGGTCAGGAAGATACGAAGATCCACATCCTGTTCCTCAAACACGTGCAGGTACTTCAGACACCCAATCTGCTCCAGCAGTGTGGCAAGGTCCTGAAGGGAAGAGACAACTAGGAAGCCTGGGGCCAGAAACGGAGAGCTGATCTTCTCCCATCTGACCCCAAGCCTGACTAGAGCCCCTAAACTGCCCTTTTTTGGGCATAGTGCCTCCAGCAGAGGAGAATGAGTGCTGATATAGCTAAAGGCTTAAGAATTCAGGAGGGAGCTCAGAGACTCCCTAATATTCTGCCTCCTGGTCTGAAGGTCTGTGTCCAGAGACATTTGATCCCCTCTGAAAGGCTCTATTCAGCCCCTTATCCTGCTGAACTTGGggccagtttgatcccatgtctATGTGGCCATCATTGTGCTTGTCCTGACTCCACCAGGCCCACAGCACTCCTCCTTCCAAAAcaccatgtgtgtgttgggggtgctTAGTGATGGTACAAACTTTTCATTTTTCAGACTAAATGGTTACTGACAGCACAGGCTGCCTGTTGACCCTGTCAGCTACTGCTAAGTTCAATTGCTTAGCCTCTTGACTAGCTTTCAACACCAGAATATCCATTTCTGCCCATGATTACTTGCtaaggatgaagaaaaaaaaaaatgtcccaaggTTGCTCCTCTACCACTTTTCTCAGAGAAACAGCTTTGAGATCCCAGCTGGTAACATGCCTGTACAACTGAGAGGTGCACCTGTGTTCCAGGCCTAAGACCCTGGAAAGGGCTGCAGGTAAAACCCAGCCCAGTTTACAAGCTGTTAGAGAGCAGCAGAGCTAGGACTTGGGGCACGTGTGCATCACACCCTGAGCTGACAGTGCTCCACCAGGGTGCTCCACAGTGGGGGGATGGCTGCATTTTTGCTATGTACAAACCACATGCCATTACTCTGTCCCCAGCTCATAAGCATCCTATTACTATCTCCCTGATCTTGGGGAGACCCAGAGAGTAGGACACCAAGGGAATAGGCAGTCCTTGCTCctggaaagaaaaagacaccAAGCCCACTGCTGGCCTGCTGCTCATCAGGAATCCTCTGAGCCCTGTGGGGAGAACCCAGTACCCTCCTCTTCTTTCAGAAGTGCCTGGCCTGTCATGAATACACAATAAATGACCCCAACCCCCACCTGCAGCAGTCATAGATGTGCCACCTCCCTAAGCATTCAGCCATCGGGTTCTCAAATGGTCTCACCTGAGGTCCTGAGTAGGGGGACTTTTCAGCTTGAGGTTCAGAGACTGGAGTGCATACAGTCCCAATGCTGGAAGGCCACTGACTGTCACTGTTGCTGTAACGATTCTTATTCTTCAAATAACTCTTGGTTTGTTTGCGGACTGAGCTTTTGCGGGTATGATCAGAATCCTGTGGTGAAAGGGGTGTGTTGGAGCAGCCTTGCCTGGCTTtaaacctctggcctcctcactAACGGCAGGGATAAGATGTAAAATCTATCATGATTTACTTGTAGCATGGACCCCCATACTTAAGGTTAGGAGTCCTCCAGGCATGGTGTGGACACACATTAAATATTCACCTGTCTCCTACAACaccaagggaggaaggaggggaaggaactTTACCTCATTGCTTTCTATGGAAGCTTCACTGCTGAGCCCCTGGGCTCTTGTTAGGCCAtcgctgctgctgctcctccacACAGGCCCAAGACTGGTACAGAAACTGGGTTCCTCTGGTAACAGAAACACCTGTCTCACCAGTGAGGCTCCTGTGTCCTATTAGCTTATTCTCAACTGGCTCTTGCACAACTCAGCACTGCTTGTCTGGCCTGGCTGCCTATCACAACCCCACACTAAAGGTCAGCAGAGCTTGTAGTTTTTAACTGTGTGCTCATAAATCTCACGCACCTACAACAGAGCTTGGCATGAAGTAGAAACTTGGTAAAGCACTGCCAGGTCATAGCACATGCCTCCTGCTGGGAAGACTTCCAGGAAGCCCTTGGACTGACCCCGTGAGTACGGAATGCTTCTTTGGCCTGTGGGAACCCTCACCTGCCCATGGCCAACTCTGGCTTACCTCACAAGAACTGGGGCCTTCTCTATCTCCTCTATGGGAACCCAACAGGTTGGGGGTGCGTACCCcggctgctgctactgctgctctCCACATCCCGCTCATTAATGGGGGAGGTGACATCTCGGTAGCAGAGGCCCTCAACTTCCAAGGTGTTCTCATCACTGCTGGTGAAGGTCACATAGCCCCGTGGAGGAACTTGCTCTGTGTACAGAATGGACATGTAAGCCCTCAGACATGAGTGAAGGCATCACCCCTCTAGGGCTCTTAGGATGAGGGAGCCCCACAGCTGCCACCTCATTTCCTTGTACAGCaacttggtcctgcttcaagaGAGATTAGTTTGCCCATCATAGGAAATGAGCTTGGTGTAGTCAAGGCTAGCACCCAGGGCAAGGTCAGTCCCCATTAGCACCTGCTAACGTTTTTCTAAGGGCAGAAGCAGACAGTTGTCGTGcaatatttctttacactgtataatgatttgtttaataaaaagctgaacagccaaactgggcggtggtggcgcacgcctttaatcccagcattcgggaggcagaggcaggcagatctctgtgagttcgaggccagcctggtctacaagagctagttccaggacagacaggcaccaaagctacagggaaaccttgcttcaaaagaaaaaaaaaaaaagaaagaaaaaaaatctaaacagccaatagctaggtcAGATTTTGGGGACAGAGAAAAGGCTGGGAAAAAAAGGGGTTGAGTCTTGAGGagccagccagatacagaggaagcaggaaagcaacaTGGCCAGAGTAAAGGTAATAAAGCCATGAgtcaagcactcgggaggcagaggcaggcggatctctgtgagttcgagaccagcctggtctataagagctagttccaggacaggctccaaaaccacagagaaaccctgtttcgaaaaaaacaaaaaaaaaaaaataaaataaaataaagccatgagCCAGAAAGTAagttaataggaatgggttaatttaagttataagagctactactagttagaaacaagcttaagctatcggccaagctttcataattaataagaagtctctgtgtggttatttgggagctggcaggtagGACAAAAAATCCTCCTACAGACAGTAGAATGCTCAATCTACAGACTTCTCAACTAAAAGGTTATCTGGGTACATTTAGTAAAACCCCCCAAAGTTACATGCATATATCCATCTACTAGATGTCTATGTAACTatggaattctttctttttctttttctttttggatgttgctggggatggaatctgAAGCCTTATGTGCTGGACAAGTACAGTTTCAGAACTCCAACCCCAACCAAAGAAAGTCCCTTTCTAGGTCAGAGGAAGAACTCTGACCTAGAAAGGGACAATGCTATAGAGATTCATATAGTTCCTGAATATAGCTGCCATagaaagcagaaagatggatGTGGCTCCATGATGCAGTACTTCCCTAGCATTCACAGGGCCTTGGGCTTTCTTTCCAGCATTGCAAACAACAAACTCCAAATCCACCAAGCatgacagcacacacctgtaatcccaacactcaggaggtggaacaGGAGGATGGCACGTCTAAGACCAGCCCAGGCTGAGAGGTGAAAtccagaagggaaaggaagggatgtAGAAGCAAAGAAGTGACCCATGTTTGCAATCCAGCTACTCAGGACCAGAATGTGGGCACAGCCAGGGCAGTGGGACTAAAATCCTTATACGTCACAATTGCTATGCCATCTATGTAAATGGGACAGCCAACAAAAAGGAAGATCCCCAGAATGAAACGAAGTGTCAGGATTAGCAGTGACTCACTAGGTCAGTTCTGAGTCTCACTCTTATAGTACTTATTACTGTAGCCTGAGGCCAGGGGCCATGTTCCAGAACAGTCCTGTACCCTTCCAAGACAGTCTTGGGAAATGATACCAAAGAGCTTTGGGAACTGTGGCTCTTACCATAGCTGGTCTGGGTCTTGCCTCCAAGTCCAATAGCTGTGATCCTGGCCAGAGCACGTGGCCCCTCATGGATGCTGAGGCCCTTCTTTCGACAGGGCCTCTGGCGCTGAGGAATAGGCCAGGACTCATCTGAAGAGCTCAGATCTTCATATTTTTCTGTAAGTCAGACATGAAAATTAAGATTGTTGATTCAATGATAAGCTCATTTGCCAACACTACAGTCTAACagactgtgtctgtgtgctttcgAGACAGTGACTCACTTGCTGTaatccacacacaaacaaaactgaaGATAAAATCTTAGAGAATATAATAATATGGTGGTATTACACATAACCTCAGTATTAGGGACAGAGCAGGAGGATTGcagcaggttcaaggccagtctgaggctatatagacagggtttctctgtgtggccctggctgtcctggaatttctgtagaccaggctggcctcaaactcacagagatccccctgcctccgaatgctgagatgaaaggtgtgcactaccacacctggctctattgctcttgcagaggatccaagttcaactTGTAGCTAGTCCCCATATTAGCAACTCACAAACACCTGAAATCCTAGCTCCAAGGATTTTGGCCTCCTTGtgtacctgtctcaaaaaaacaaacaaaaaaaacccttaaaggTATTTGGGCTGGGCATAGTTGTGCACACGTACACTTAATCCAGGCACCTGGGAGgtagaccctgtcttaagaaaaaagaaatgttcaccAGGACTGTTTTTGGATATTGGAGACATCACAACTAGCAAGCCACTGTTCTACAATGGGGAGCTGAAACCATTAGTTCTTCCTCTTTACCTAGCGTCAAGAAATGCTTCTTGTAAGCCCATAATGTTTATAATCAGAAGTCTTCTTTTAAGTTCAAGGGATAAATTGGTGgcatcataaaaataatattattaatcaCAACTTCTTAAATAAACAATTTCCTATTTCCAATTTGAATGACTTCTAAGGAAGTAAATGACATCTGTTTGCTATTTGCAAAGCCACCCAGATTGACCAGCTCAGCATGCCCATATCCTTCACTAGGTAAGAGCTCTCAAAATGGGCCAtccagtggtgtgtgtgtgtgtgtgcaagtgcctgtgtgtttaattttgtgggcatgtgtgtgcaggcatgaggatacccacagaggccagtaggaggcactgggtcccctggagctccAGGTTCCTGAACCAGATGTGCACTCTAGGAACCAAGTTCTAGTCCTCTatagttgagccatctctccagcccctaggggTCAATTTCTCAAGGCTTCCAGAAACTACAGCAAatgtaaggaaaaagaaatacaatcaGCAGATAAGAGAACACATATGGAagccgggcgctggtggcgcacgcctttaatcccagcactcgggaggcagaggcaggaggatctctgtgagttcgaggccagcctggtctacaagagctagttccaggacaggaaccaaaagctacagagaaaccctgtcccgaaaaaatccaaaaaaaaaaaaaaaaaaagagagaacatatATGGAATATTAAAAAATCACTGACTAGTAGGTGACAAAAAAGGCATCAGTGGGTTCCATAAAGTGGAAAGCGTAATTACTCTCTAGACgaataaattaggaaaaaaatgaataggaTAAAATGAGacattaaacaatttaaaaaggacTTTcaatctaaaaattttaaaaaactaccaAAAATATAGCAAAACCTCTATTAAACAACTtttaagtaaaagagaaaatacaaatcaaaattacAGAATTCCTGGAGAATTAACAACTACGTTCCAAGCTCCTGCCATGTGACTATAGAAAATGAAATCTACTGCCAGATTGTCACAGGCAAAGGCAAACAGTAGAAATGAGCTGGctagggagacggctcagtgtgTAAGGTGCTCGCTATTCAAGAATGAAGACCTGGGctaaaatcttgtctcaaagaatatcagaatcttatttttttaatatgtggtttccgggaattgaacttgggacctttggaagagcaggcaatgctcttaaccaccaagccatctctctagcccccccccttttttttttgtggcgcACTCAAGGAAGCTGAATACCTCCTTCCCAGCCACTAGCAATCAGAAACCCACTGAAGTGGACCACGAAAGCTTCATACTTTAGATGTGCATGACTCCATCAGCAGCTGCTGATGCTGTGGGGGAAGAGTGGAAGAGTTATACCGTCCAATCAGTGGTGGGAGTGACATACAAGGTTTTCCCATTAAGCAAGGTGCTTTGACTCACAGCACAGTACGACTGCTGCTCAATGAGGGGTGTTTCTGTTGTAGAACCAAGGAGAACTGGAGAAGGGAAGCTTAAGTCTATTAGGGGATGTACTGTGCATACCAATCTGAGCATTCAACTTggttactgttttaaaaaaaagaaaaggaaaaaaaagcaagagaaggaTATTACTGGCCTGACAGATAGCACTATGCTTTGTGGCTGGGGCCCAAAGAGCTAGCAGAATCTGAAAACTTTTCAGGCCCTCTAAAGATGATGGTGTCTGCCAGTATTTTGTCAGAaagcccttaaaaaaaaaaaaaaaagtaagaagcccaggaccaaagCACCTGAGATTCAGTGTCTTATTCCtgcaaatgtctttttttcttttttaatatttatttattatgtatacaatattctgtctgtgtgtatgcctgcaggccagaagagggcaccagaccccattacagatggttgtgatccaccatgtggtcgctgggaattgaactcagaacctttggaagatcaggcaatgttcttaaccactgagccatctctccaaccctcctgCAAATGTCTTGCAACATAAATGCAGATGTACTGCTCTGAAGGAACAATACACTACAAAAAATGAGAAGGCTCAAGAATGTGCTAAACTTCTGGGCAAGAGAAAAAAGCGAAAGAAAAATGCCAGGAACAGACTGACAGAGATGCAGACTGTCCTGAGAGCTtctacttctctctctttttttttttaatttaatttattttttgagagctTCTACTTCTAAGCATGAGaccagttaaaaataaattttatgggtAATGAATGCTCagaccttaaataaataaataaataaataaataaataagaatttcagAATCAATGGAGAACTTAACTTTCCCAATATGGTGAAAGGTACACACACCTTCCCAGAGCCAACAACCCTACAAAAGGATGTGCATTATCTCCAGTGTGTAGAATGAAATCTGGCACAAAAGCATGACAGGCAGAGAGTGAGCTCTGCCTGCAGACTAACAGCATGGTAGCACACCTGGAAACTCCTGGAGATGTGGAAATGAAACTAACTTGATTAAGATCAGTTGTAAAAGTCAACTGCCTCATACATGGAAATACCAAAAAGATGCTGCAGCAATACCATCAACCCATCAGACAAGATGATAAATACTTTAGAATAAACTTAGTTACAGAAAAATAGACATTAGGAAAAATTTAAgccttccttaaaaaaaaaaagtacaccaaaaacaaaaacacaacctgTGTTCTTAGATGGGACAAGCTGACACCATAAAACTAGTGAATTTACAGATTTCCTATAGTCTCTTTGACATATGTGAGCTCTTGTTTTGAGATCAGGTCTGGGTTGCCCACTGGTTTTGAACTTGCATCCCCCTACCTTTGCCTCTCAATCCAAAATTCTGGGATTGCAGCTGTACACCATCACATATGCCTTTTCtaccatattaattaaaatattaacactTTTTAAGGCGGAAGACAAGTTGACACTCAAGTTCATACAGAATGGTAAATAATAACCGAGGAAACACCGACAAGTCCTAATCAACAGTAAAACACACTATAGAATGTCTCTGgttgctgagtggtggtggcgcacatctttaatcccagcactcagtaggcagaggcaggcagatctctgtgggtttgcggccagcctggtctacagagtgagttccaggacagccatggctacacagagaaattctatctcaaaaaacaaaacaaaacaaaacaaaaaagcctctGATAAAACTGTATttgggtgggctggagagatggctcagcggttaagagcattgcctgctcttccaaaggtcctgagttcaattcccagcaaccacatgatggctcacaaccatctgtaatgagacctgcaggaagaatactgtatacataataaaaacaaataataaatattaaaaaaaaactgtatttggGTGCATGGATACAGAGACCACCAGAATCTAACTCTGGGGAGAGACCCTAATAAGATGGAAAGTCAATGTGTGATAGAGGTGCTGTATCTAACCCCCATGTAAACCATACCACACAAGAGATACAAAACAGTGGGTCAGACAtctaaatgtaaaaaattaaaacatacaaaTGCTAGAAGGGGCATGACCATCATGACTATTGGGGCTCTGAGAAAAAAATGGTTATGATTCAACATCCAGAGGCAACAAAGGACACCTGATTATACACTGGTAAAGTATGCATAGCACAAGATTGTCAAAACCAAGAACTAGAAGCCAGGAGCCTCTCTGTGAGGCTTCCTCCTCCCCTTATCCTTAGGCTGCACAGGCTGTTTTAGGTAGAACCCAGCCTGAGCAAAGCAGGGGATCTAGGGAGGGGCTCCGTCTCTCCTAGTATCCTGGATGCTCAGGGCAGCCCTGATCCCATCAGGACAGAGGCAAATCAGGTACCTGGGCTCCGGTAAAGGCTCATAGGCAGTGCAGGCGAGTGAGTATCCATCAAGGCCACTATCTTCATGTGACCATACTGCTTGGCCAGCATGCGGGCTGTGGCTCCACTGTGGTCTCTTATGTCTACT
The Microtus pennsylvanicus isolate mMicPen1 chromosome 11, mMicPen1.hap1, whole genome shotgun sequence genome window above contains:
- the Anks3 gene encoding ankyrin repeat and SAM domain-containing protein 3 isoform X6, translated to MKDIQGWTALFHCTSAGHQQMVKFLLDSGANANVREPVYGFTPLMEAAASGHEIIVQYFLNHGVKVDIRDHSGATARMLAKQYGHMKIVALMDTHSPALPMSLYRSPEKYEDLSSSDESWPIPQRQRPCRKKGLSIHEGPRALARITAIGLGGKTQTSYEQVPPRGYVTFTSSDENTLEVEGLCYRDVTSPINERDVESSSSSSREEPSFCTSLGPVWRSSSSDGLTRAQGLSSEASIESNEDSDHTRKSSVRKQTKSYLKNKNRYSNSDSQWPSSIGTVCTPVSEPQAEKSPYSGPQDLATLLEQIGCLKYLHVFEEQDVDLRIFLTLTESDLKEIGITLFGPKRKMTSAIARWHSSARPPSDALELAYADRLEAEMQELAIQLHKCCEEAEALRGQVSQEQELRAVVESCLLEQDSARKDIHAQLQEAQTLAKDAALVLDQLRACQTELSARVRQDQSPIEASLSPPFLSADSKGWPIPLQALSLPELSGALEDCVHEMGQALCSVTQSLEKLQTLNGKKWREP
- the Anks3 gene encoding ankyrin repeat and SAM domain-containing protein 3 isoform X5, whose product is MKDIQGWTALFHCTSAGHQQMVKFLLDSGANANVREPVYGFTPLMEAAASGHEIIVQYFLNHGVKVDIRDHSGATARMLAKQYGHMKIVALMDTHSPALPMSLYRSPEKYEDLSSSDESWPIPQRQRPCRKKGLSIHEGPRALARITAIGLGGKTQTSYEQVPPRGYVTFTSSDENTLEVEGLCYRDVTSPINERDVESSSSSSREEPSFCTSLGPVWRSSSSDGLTRAQGLSSEASIESNEDSDHTRKSSVRKQTKSYLKNKNRYSNSDSQWPSSIGTVCTPVSEPQAEKSPYSGPQDLATLLEQIGCLKYLHVFEEQDVDLRIFLTLTESDLKEIGITLFGPKRKMTSAIARWHSSARPPSDALELAYADRLEAEMQELAIQLHKCCEEAEALRGQVSQEQELRAVVESCLLEQDSARKDIHAQLQEAQTLAKDAALVLDQLRACQTELSARVRQDQSPIEASLSPPFLSADSKGWPIPLQALSLPELSGALEDCVHEMGIMLCNTEPGEATDAEWEEMAGTVARRDDSDVG